Within Topomyia yanbarensis strain Yona2022 chromosome 2, ASM3024719v1, whole genome shotgun sequence, the genomic segment ATGTGACTAAAACGTAGTATTGATCCAATCGAACAGCAATTTTCAAATATCAGCGGCTCGTATCAATTTGTCCATTTTTACAGAAAAAGTAACAAACCGTTGAGTTCCTATATATTAATCAACTTCCAAACGCCAATATCCTGGATTTATTTAAGCTTGAAAAGACGGATGTTTTTCTTATATACGATGGTATCAAATACGACATCATCGCACAGCCATATAGTTTTAGGTGTACCTATGAATTGTCGTCTCTTATTACCAAgagtaattttcaaaaaaaatacttGGTTGGAAATGAAGTAAATCCAAACTACGCTAAATCTCGACTGACTGGATGCATCCTACGGGTAGCATCTTTTTAAATTCTCGTTGAATGTGAAGATATATCCTTGTACGATTTCGACAGCTAGGATCTGTGATAATTATATGGAGTATCATTGATCAATattaatgtttcaaaggttttcttccatttaatgcCACTATGTTTAATAGTGGagttaaatggaagaaaacctttgaaacattacgtacattccactaagacctccgttcgcgtatatattgtgatCAATATTGTTTCTCTTTGTTCAAAGCCGTCCATCAGGATTCTTCTATTACCACGCATCTCAAATAGAGCAAATCGGATGCCGCAAACTTCCGTAACTTCTTTCCGTAATATCCTAAGAGGAGAACAAACGAACTATACTGAAGGGAGCAACGGAACCGGTTATCACCTCAgactatttactatttaaacAGATTTGAACTAAAAATGTTGTATTTGTATACcatatctagccaaacatttgaaaagaacCCATCTGTCAAACGTAAAAATAGAGGAAATTATAAAAGGAGTTttgaatttgtttcaaattcattataatcttatttaaaaaattgttactattttatttcgtttgatTGCGTTAGATATATCTTACATTTGATTAATAACCGACAACAAATAAGTGTAGCATGGGATTTAACTTTAATAAATGTAATAGAATCGCATTCAAATGAATAGCTAAAGGCCAGTCAGCAGCTGGCAGCAGCTAAAGCTACAAGGTGCAGTGTCGCGACTCGATTCATTATGATTGGCAACTATACTAAGCAAAATTTGGAATGCAAAAACCATCTTTTTATAGTACGGTAGTAAGTTTTAAGCATTTGATTTGTGTTTATGGATACGAATTTGTAAAATCTAGGCTGCGATAATATGTGAGTCCTACTTAAGCGGAATTGTTTAAATACAAACTCACCGAAAAGCAGCTATTAGATACTATTTAGAAATGTTTTCAAAAGTTTATTATAATagccaatagttcttaaataaacCAATTAAAATAATATTCGTTTGCATCAATTTCATCACGAagtatataaaaacaaattccTTTGAACTGATAGTCTACCTAAAACCAAAAAACTATCGATTTGCTGTTCGAGCAACtttcattcaattttttgatgacatgcatgcgaaaaaatatttggagtAGTTCGATTTTCTTATTTGCTATATAAATTAAACATGAGACTATCTGATCGAATGTGACGTTTTAGTTGTTGAAAAATAAATGATCACATTTCAAAACAGaatgattgctatttcgaatttTACAACTTTTGCTTTTATCTTTTGTATGCCTATCATTTGATGTTTGCATACAAAGACGAAAAGTTGAttgcaacaaaaatcaaatggcaGTCATCCAAAACACAACTGCCAATTGTTAAAGGGCCAGGTCAACAAGAATATCATTCGATTTAACGCTACGGTTTTGGTACAGTGTAGACAGGCTTGGTGCTGTTTAGTGACGATGTGTGACGATTGTAATTGTCAATTTTCTCATCGCGAAAACATCAGCGGGCAGCCAATAGTTAGTTAAATTAAAATTGTACATTATTGCACGAAAAAGGTTGAATTTTCATCTCTGTTGAAAGTGATTGTGTTGGCGATAGCCATGGCAGAGCTGCTGATTGATCCGAACATTCGTGGCTGGGTGTTTCTGCCGATAGTGGTAATCACATTCCTGGTTGGTATTATCCGTCATTACTTTTCGATATTGATTTCCTCTCAGAAAAAGGTCGAACTAACCCAGATCCAAGACAGGTAAATGAACTTCTACTTTAAATCATCTGATGTTTTAATATACCGTACCCTCGAACAGCCAAGCAATGATCCGGGCTCGCTTGTTGCGGGAAAACggaaaatacctaacccctcaGTCTTTTGCCATGAGGAGGCACTACTTCAACAACGAGGAAACTGGTTACTTCAAAACTCAGAAACGAGCACCACCGAGTCCGAATTCCACAGCTATGTTGTCCGATTTGGTTAAGGGTAACTTCATAAACGTTCTCCCAATGATTGTGATCGGTGGATGGATCAACTGGATGTTCTCCGGTTTCGTCACCACGAAGGTTCCGTTTCCGCTGACCTTGCGCTTTAAACCGATGTTACAGCGCGGAATCGAACTAGCCTCCCTGGATGCGGCTTGGGTGTCGTCGGCTTCGTGGTACTTCCTGAACGTTTTCGGACTGAGAAGCATCTACACACTGGTTTTGGGAGAGAACAACGGTGGGTTGTTACCTATATTTTTTGTTGGTCACATTTCTCTAAAAAAAACGTTCTAATTAACAGCCGCGGATCAGACGCAGTCGATGCAGGATCAGATGTCGGGTGCTGCCGTGGCAATGCCACAAGATCCAAAAGCGGCATTCAAGGCTGAATGGGAAGCATTGGAAATTACAGAGTATCAGAATGCACT encodes:
- the LOC131682448 gene encoding ER membrane protein complex subunit 3, producing MAELLIDPNIRGWVFLPIVVITFLVGIIRHYFSILISSQKKVELTQIQDSQAMIRARLLRENGKYLTPQSFAMRRHYFNNEETGYFKTQKRAPPSPNSTAMLSDLVKGNFINVLPMIVIGGWINWMFSGFVTTKVPFPLTLRFKPMLQRGIELASLDAAWVSSASWYFLNVFGLRSIYTLVLGENNAADQTQSMQDQMSGAAVAMPQDPKAAFKAEWEALEITEYQNALANIESELLFASAAEVSNAVYQQQSREDGALRN